One Hevea brasiliensis isolate MT/VB/25A 57/8 chromosome 5, ASM3005281v1, whole genome shotgun sequence genomic region harbors:
- the LOC110647902 gene encoding inactive leucine-rich repeat receptor-like protein kinase CORYNE, giving the protein MEKRRYSPQLTGKVTALLLLMSFCFHLIVVQCQESSTKMIRHLSTDTPSPSRPPQFSTGLKRILLSIVLGVLTGLTGAILSACVVRFLVRYMNRTPILKGPVIFSPKIAPKTLQSALASENQLLGSSSNGKYYRTVLDNGFIVAVKRLEPFENGSPERQSKSVKRRIQQELEMLASLRHRNLMSLRAYVRESDRFSLVYDYVRTGSLEDAMNRVRENQLQLGWEVRLRIAVGVVKGLRYLHFECVPQILHYNLKPTNVMLDAEFEPRLADCGLAKLMPNLDRTTSGYSASECFQNCRYTDKSDIFSFGMILGVLLTGRDPTDPFFGEAASGGSLGHWLRHLQQAGEAREALDKSILGEEGEEDEMLMAVRIAVVCLSDLPADRPSSDELVLMLSQLHSF; this is encoded by the exons ATGGAGAAAAGAAGATACAGTCCCCAACTTACCGGCAAAGTCACAGCTCTGCTTCTGCTGATGAGtttttgctttcacctcatagtagTACAATGCCAAGAAAGTAGTACTAAAATGATAAGGCACCTCTCCACGGATACTCCATCGCCTTCTAGGCCACCCCAGTTTAGCACTGGACTCAAAAGAATTCTTCTCAGCATCGTTTTAGGAGTCTTAACTGGATTAACAGGAGCCATTCTTTCCGCTTGTGTGGTCCGTTTCTTGGTCCGCTATATGAACCGAACCCCAATCCTCAAGGGACCTGTCATATTTTCCCCAAAAATCGCTCCCAAAACTCTTCAATCAGCTCTTGCAAGTGAAAACCAGTTGCTAGGTTCCAGCTCAAATGGGAAGTACTACCGGACGGTTCTAGATAATGGCTTCATAGTTGCTGTCAAAAGGCTGGAACCATTTGAGAATGGTTCACCGGAGAGGCAGAGCAAGTCTGTCAAGCGAAGGATACAGCAGGAGCTGGAAATGTTAGCTAGCTTGAGACACAGGAATTTGATGAGTTTGCGGGCTTATGTTCGGGAATCTGATAGGTTTTCACTGGTCTACGATTATGTGCGAACTGGGAGTCTTGAAGATGCAATGAATAGAGTAAGGGAGAATCAGTTGCAGCTCGGATGGGAAGTTCGTCTTCGGATTGCTGTTGGGGTTGTTAAGGGGCTTCGATATCTTCACTTCGAATGCGTCCCTCAGATTTTGCATTATAATTTGAAACCCACAAATGTGATGTTGGATGCGGAGTTTGAACCGAGGTTGGCAGATTGTGGGTTGGCTAAGCTCATGCCTAATTTGGATAGAACTACATCTGGCTACAGTGCTTCCGAGTGCTTCCAGAATTGCCG GTATACTGACAAGAGTGACATCTTCAGCTTTGGGATGATATTGGGTGTTTTATTAACTGGGAGAGACCCTACAGATCCATTCTTTGGGGAAGCAGCCAGTGGAGGTAGTTTAGGTCATTGGCTTCGGCATTTACAGCAGGCAGGGGAGGCAAGGGAAGCACTAGACAAGAGTATTCTTGGGGAAGAAGGCGAGGAAGATGAGATGCTCATGGCAGTGAGAATTGCTGTTGTTTGTCTATCAGATTTGCCAGCAGATAGGCCTTCAAGTGATGAGCTTGTCCTAATGCTATCCCAACTACACAGCTTTTAA